The sequence GCGGTGCTTGACCGGCGAGAGCGTGTCGAGCTTCTGCTCCATGCCGAGCATGTTCAGCGTGGTGACGCCGAGGATCTGCGTCTCGCCCCGCTCGAACAGCGCCGAGCCGTGGGTGCGCGGCAGCGCCTGCACCTCGGCCGAGAGCTGCCGGATGTCCGTCGGGCCGCGGCCGTCGATGCGGACCCGGTCGCGCAGGATGCGCTGCCGGACCAGCTTCTTGGTCAGCGACCGGTACGCCCCGGAGGCCTCGCCCTCGCGGTCGGCCAGCGCCTCGTTGCCGGCGACGGCCGCCTTGGCGACGGCCTTGAGCCGGTCCAGCTCGGTCTCGCGCTCCTGCTTGGCCGCGATGGTCAGCGCGGTGGCGAGGTCGGCGGAGACCGCCTGCTCGACGGCCGCGAAGACCTCGTCGCTGTAGTCCAGGAAGACCGGGAACTCGGCGGTCGGCTTCGCGGCCACCGCGGCCAGCTCGGCCTGCGCCCGGCACAGCTCCCGGATGAACGGCTTCGCCGCCTCCAGGCCCTGGGCCACGACCTCCTCCGTCGGCGCGGTCGCGCCGCCGGAGACCAGCTCGATGACCTTCTCGGTGGCCTCGGCCTCGACCATCATGACGGCGACGTCGTCGCCGACGACCCGGCCGGCCACGACCATGTCGAAGGTCGCGTCCTCGAGCTGCGAGACGGTCGGGAAGCCGACCCACTGGCCCTCGACGAGCGCCACCCGGGTCGCGCCGATCGGGCCCGAGAACGGCAGGCCGGACAGCTGGGTGGACATCGACGCCGCGTTGATCGCGACCACGTCGTAGAGGTGGTCGGGGTGCAGCGACATGACCGTGATGACGACCTGGACCTCGTTGCGCAGACCCTTGACGAAGGTCGGGCGCAGCGGGCGGTCGATCAGCCGGCAGGTGAGGATCGCGTCCTCGGACGGCCGGCCCTCGCGGCGGAAGAACGAGCCGGGGATGCGCCCGGCCGCGTACATCCGCTCCTCGACGTCCACCGTCAGCGGGAAGAAGTCGAGGTGTTCCTTGGGGTTCTTCGAGGCCGTGGTGGCCGAGAGCAGCATGGTCTCGTCGTCGAGGTACGCCACGGCGGACCCGGCGGCCTGCTTGGCCAGCCGGCCGGTCTCGAAGCGGATGCTGCGGGTGCCGTACTTGCCGTTGTCGATCGTCGCAACGGACTCGTGGATGGTGCTTTCTGACACTCTGTTGTGCCCTCTTTCTTGCTACGTCCGTCCCGGACGCACGACGCGGTGGGAGTTCCCAGCCGGTCTTCGATGGGAGCGCCCGGGCGTTGAATGAGTCCCGGGGGCCACTACCGAGGACCGGCGCTTCCTGCTGCGCCAGGCGGTCCGGTACGGAGCCTGGTCCCGTACGGCAGGGTTGCCGTACGAGTGAGGGGAGCGACCCGGAGGCCACTCCCCTCTCGTACTACCGGCGGAGGCCGAG comes from Mycobacteriales bacterium and encodes:
- a CDS encoding polyribonucleotide nucleotidyltransferase, whose translation is MSESTIHESVATIDNGKYGTRSIRFETGRLAKQAAGSAVAYLDDETMLLSATTASKNPKEHLDFFPLTVDVEERMYAAGRIPGSFFRREGRPSEDAILTCRLIDRPLRPTFVKGLRNEVQVVITVMSLHPDHLYDVVAINAASMSTQLSGLPFSGPIGATRVALVEGQWVGFPTVSQLEDATFDMVVAGRVVGDDVAVMMVEAEATEKVIELVSGGATAPTEEVVAQGLEAAKPFIRELCRAQAELAAVAAKPTAEFPVFLDYSDEVFAAVEQAVSADLATALTIAAKQERETELDRLKAVAKAAVAGNEALADREGEASGAYRSLTKKLVRQRILRDRVRIDGRGPTDIRQLSAEVQALPRTHGSALFERGETQILGVTTLNMLGMEQKLDTLSPVKHR